The Streptomyces luteogriseus genome includes a window with the following:
- a CDS encoding CGNR zinc finger domain-containing protein, which yields MTERSPAPGGLALVEALVNTLDMESGADALDTPEGRARLGITADGTDRARTLRESLRATLLAHAGHPPHRRVTPLGTLLAEAPLLVTVDAADGSAALVPADGRSLHARVAAAVAEALVAGTWTRLKACEAADCHWAYYDRSPAGRGRWCSMQVCGARAKMRRYRAKEA from the coding sequence ATGACGGAGAGATCGCCCGCGCCCGGAGGCCTGGCCCTGGTCGAGGCCCTGGTGAACACGCTGGACATGGAGTCCGGCGCCGACGCGCTGGACACCCCCGAGGGCCGGGCGCGGCTCGGCATCACCGCGGACGGGACGGACCGGGCCCGCACCCTGCGCGAGTCCCTGCGGGCGACCCTGCTCGCGCACGCCGGCCACCCCCCGCACCGCCGGGTCACCCCCCTCGGCACACTCCTGGCCGAGGCCCCGCTCCTCGTCACGGTCGACGCGGCGGACGGCTCGGCCGCCCTCGTGCCCGCCGACGGCCGCTCGCTGCACGCGCGCGTGGCCGCCGCCGTGGCGGAGGCCCTGGTCGCCGGCACCTGGACCCGCCTGAAGGCCTGCGAGGCCGCCGACTGCCACTGGGCCTACTACGACCGCAGCCCGGCGGGCCGCGGCCGCTGGTGTTCCATGCAGGTCTGCGGAGCCCGCGCGAAGATGCGCCGCTACCGGGCCAAGGAGGCGTAG
- a CDS encoding VOC family protein: MSAVARLRSVVVDCPDPHALARFYAQVAGGTPEREDDDPDWVVLRIPGGPRLAFQRSPGHTPPEWPRADRNAQQFHLDFDAGSTWDEIDAAEERVLALGARVLDKEDDEKKDFRVYADPAGHPFCLCRIEQD, from the coding sequence ATGTCCGCCGTTGCACGTTTGCGTTCCGTGGTCGTCGACTGCCCCGACCCCCACGCGCTGGCCCGCTTCTACGCACAGGTCGCCGGCGGTACGCCGGAGCGGGAGGACGACGACCCCGACTGGGTGGTGCTGCGCATCCCCGGCGGGCCCCGGCTCGCCTTCCAGCGCTCCCCCGGCCACACCCCGCCGGAGTGGCCGCGGGCCGACCGCAACGCCCAGCAGTTCCACCTCGACTTCGACGCCGGGTCGACCTGGGACGAGATCGACGCGGCGGAGGAGCGGGTGCTGGCGCTGGGCGCGCGGGTGCTGGACAAGGAGGACGACGAGAAGAAGGACTTCCGCGTCTACGCCGACCCGGCGGGACATCCGTTCTGCCTGTGCCGGATCGAGCAGGACTGA
- a CDS encoding UDP-glucose dehydrogenase family protein: MALKITVIGTGYLGATHAAAMAELGFEVLALDVVREKIEKLERAEAPMYEPGLEELLRKHVAGIEGSSGRLRFTQDWAEIGAFGDVHFVCVNTPQRHGEYACDMSYVDAAMASLAPHLHGPALVVGKSTVPVGSADRLAAYLAAHAPAGEDAELAWNPEFLREGFAVDDTLHPDRLVVGVRSERAEKLLREVYATPIAEGSPFVVTDFPTSELVKTSANSFLATKISFINAMAEVCEAAGGDVAKLAEAIGYDDRIGRKFLRAGIGFGGGCLPKDIRAFMARAGELGADQALTFLREIDSINMRQRGQMVELARQALGGGPFLGKRVAVLGATFKPDSDDVRDSPALNVAGQIHLQGGQVTVYDPKGMDNARGVFPTLGYADSALDAVRGADIVLHLTEWREFRELDAEALGEVAAARVILDGRNALDPELWRKAGWTYRAMGRPRA; encoded by the coding sequence ATGGCCCTGAAGATCACCGTGATCGGCACCGGTTATCTCGGCGCGACACACGCGGCGGCCATGGCCGAGCTGGGCTTCGAGGTGCTCGCCCTCGACGTGGTGCGCGAGAAGATCGAGAAGCTGGAGCGCGCCGAGGCCCCGATGTACGAGCCGGGCCTGGAGGAACTGCTGCGCAAGCACGTCGCCGGCATCGAGGGTTCCAGCGGGCGGCTGCGCTTCACCCAGGACTGGGCGGAGATCGGCGCGTTCGGCGATGTGCACTTCGTCTGTGTGAACACCCCGCAGCGGCACGGCGAGTACGCCTGCGACATGAGCTACGTCGACGCCGCGATGGCCTCGCTCGCCCCGCATCTGCACGGTCCGGCGCTGGTCGTGGGCAAGTCGACGGTGCCGGTCGGCTCCGCGGACCGCCTCGCCGCCTACCTGGCCGCACACGCGCCCGCCGGGGAGGATGCCGAGCTGGCGTGGAACCCGGAGTTCCTGCGCGAGGGCTTCGCGGTCGACGACACCCTGCACCCCGACCGTCTCGTGGTGGGCGTGCGCAGCGAGCGTGCCGAGAAGCTGCTGCGGGAGGTGTACGCGACGCCGATCGCCGAGGGCTCGCCGTTCGTGGTGACCGACTTCCCGACGTCGGAGCTGGTGAAGACCTCCGCGAACTCCTTCCTCGCCACGAAGATCTCGTTCATCAACGCGATGGCGGAGGTCTGCGAGGCCGCCGGCGGTGACGTCGCCAAGCTGGCGGAGGCCATCGGCTACGACGACCGGATCGGAAGGAAGTTCCTGCGGGCCGGGATCGGCTTCGGCGGCGGGTGTCTGCCGAAGGACATCCGGGCGTTCATGGCGCGCGCGGGTGAGCTGGGCGCGGACCAGGCGCTGACGTTCCTGCGGGAGATCGACTCGATCAACATGCGCCAGCGCGGGCAGATGGTGGAGCTGGCCCGGCAGGCACTGGGCGGCGGGCCGTTCCTGGGCAAGCGGGTGGCGGTGCTGGGCGCGACCTTCAAGCCCGACTCGGACGACGTGCGGGACTCGCCCGCGCTCAACGTGGCCGGGCAGATCCACCTCCAGGGCGGCCAGGTCACGGTCTACGACCCGAAGGGCATGGACAACGCCCGCGGTGTGTTCCCGACGCTCGGCTACGCCGACTCGGCGCTCGACGCGGTGCGCGGGGCCGACATCGTGCTGCATCTGACGGAGTGGCGGGAGTTCCGCGAGCTGGACGCCGAGGCGCTCGGCGAGGTCGCCGCGGCGCGGGTCATCCTGGACGGCCGCAACGCCCTGGACCCTGAGCTCTGGCGCAAGGCCGGCTGGACGTACCGGGCGATGGGGCGTCCCCGCGCCTGA
- a CDS encoding VOC family protein, producing the protein MALAKLGVVVLDCPDPRALAGFYAEVLGGTPTVETDGEDEWVDLKVPGGTPLAFQASAGYVPPRWPSPDGSQQFHLDLVVDDLDAAEKGVLALGAKPLDAEDRERTFRVYADPAGHPFCLCAC; encoded by the coding sequence ATGGCTCTCGCCAAGCTGGGTGTGGTCGTCCTGGACTGTCCCGACCCGCGCGCACTGGCCGGTTTCTACGCCGAGGTGCTCGGCGGCACGCCGACCGTGGAGACCGACGGGGAGGACGAGTGGGTCGATCTGAAGGTGCCGGGCGGCACACCGCTGGCCTTCCAGGCCTCCGCCGGGTACGTACCGCCGCGGTGGCCGTCGCCCGACGGCTCCCAGCAGTTCCACCTCGACCTCGTGGTGGACGACCTGGACGCGGCCGAGAAGGGCGTGCTGGCGCTCGGGGCGAAGCCGCTGGACGCCGAGGACCGTGAGCGGACGTTCCGGGTTTACGCCGACCCGGCCGGGCACCCGTTCTGCCTGTGCGCCTGCTGA
- a CDS encoding acyl-CoA dehydrogenase family protein, producing the protein MAGSADFDLYRPSEEHDMLRDAVRSLAEAKIAPHAAAVDEEARFPHEALQALVANDLHAVHVPEEYGGSGADALATVIVIEEVARVCASSSLIPAVNKLGSLPVILSGSEDLKKKYMTPLAKGDGMFSYCLSEPDAGSDAAGMKTKAVRDGDHWILNGVKRWITNAGESEYYTVMAVTDPAKRSKGISAFVVEKSDEGVSFGAPEKKLGIKGSPTREVYLDNVRIPADRMIGEEGTGFATAMKTLDHTRITIAAQALGIAQGALDYAKGYVQERKQFGKPIADFQGIQFMLADMAMKISAARALTYQAAAASQRVDADLTYLGAAAKCFASDVAMEVTTDAVQLLGGYGYTRDYPVERMMRDAKITQIYEGTNQVQRIVMARNLP; encoded by the coding sequence TTGGCCGGATCGGCTGACTTCGACCTGTACCGCCCGTCCGAGGAGCACGACATGCTCCGTGACGCCGTCCGCTCGCTGGCCGAGGCGAAGATCGCGCCGCACGCCGCCGCGGTGGACGAGGAGGCCCGCTTCCCGCACGAGGCCCTCCAGGCACTGGTCGCGAACGACCTGCACGCCGTGCACGTGCCCGAGGAGTACGGCGGCTCCGGCGCCGACGCGCTGGCCACCGTCATAGTGATCGAGGAGGTCGCGCGGGTCTGCGCCTCGTCCTCCCTCATCCCGGCCGTCAACAAGCTGGGCTCCCTGCCGGTGATCCTCTCCGGCTCCGAGGACCTGAAGAAGAAGTACATGACCCCGCTCGCCAAGGGCGACGGCATGTTCTCCTACTGCCTCTCCGAGCCGGACGCCGGCTCCGACGCCGCCGGCATGAAGACCAAGGCCGTCCGTGACGGCGACCACTGGATCCTCAACGGCGTGAAGCGCTGGATCACCAACGCCGGCGAGTCCGAGTACTACACGGTGATGGCCGTCACCGACCCCGCCAAGCGCTCCAAGGGCATCTCCGCCTTCGTGGTCGAGAAGTCCGACGAGGGCGTCTCCTTCGGCGCCCCCGAGAAGAAGCTCGGCATCAAGGGATCCCCGACCCGCGAGGTCTACCTCGACAACGTCCGCATCCCCGCCGACCGCATGATCGGCGAGGAGGGCACCGGCTTCGCCACGGCGATGAAGACCCTCGACCACACCCGCATCACCATCGCCGCCCAGGCCCTCGGCATCGCCCAGGGCGCCCTCGACTACGCCAAGGGCTACGTCCAGGAGCGCAAGCAGTTCGGCAAGCCGATCGCCGACTTCCAGGGCATCCAGTTCATGCTCGCCGACATGGCCATGAAAATCTCGGCCGCCCGCGCCCTGACCTACCAGGCCGCCGCCGCCTCCCAGCGCGTCGACGCCGACCTCACCTACCTCGGCGCCGCAGCCAAGTGCTTCGCCTCGGACGTGGCGATGGAGGTCACCACGGACGCGGTCCAGCTCCTCGGCGGCTACGGCTACACGCGCGACTACCCGGTGGAGCGCATGATGCGCGACGCCAAGATCACGCAGATCTACGAGGGCACGAACCAGGTCCAGCGCATCGTCATGGCGCGCAACCTGCCGTAG